The following are encoded in a window of Carya illinoinensis cultivar Pawnee chromosome 15, C.illinoinensisPawnee_v1, whole genome shotgun sequence genomic DNA:
- the LOC122297797 gene encoding uncharacterized protein LOC122297797: protein MDKETLSLRSNLTNNANVIQTNGRETTGTDGTSLLRPAGSETITQTTSSEFVLQWGNRKRLRCMKVQVKDNDPAGPVQRTTVRDRRVVRADRDSLSQPGGGNHGNGYLNLRQRHPSPQPPPPPPSQRILRNSEASGAMRGQSNGVARGIASPDRGGAHDKRGNQANNHSINLQHHHHHNNHNETNKSGASSETAHDSKKGGGSSSGSGEAIPPVWPPKFVIALTNKEKEEDFMAIKGSKLPQRPKKRAKFIQRTLNLVSPGAWLCDLTLERYEVREKKISKKRPRGLKAMGNMDSDSE, encoded by the exons ATGGATAAGGAGACTCTGTCCCTGAGGAGCAATCTTACTAATAATGCGAACGTAATCCAAACGAACGGTAGAGAGACAACCGGAACGGACGGAACCTCGTTGCTGAGACCAGCTGGCTCCGAGACCATCACGCAAACGACGTCGTCGGAATTCGTGTTGCAGTGGGGGAACCGGAAGCGGCTCAGGTGCATGAAGGTCCAGGTCAAGGACAACGACCCGGCCGGCCCGGTTCAAAGGACCACGGTACGGGACCGGCGGGTCGTGAGGGCCGATAGGGACTCGTTGAGTCAGCCCGGCGGTGGTAATCATGGTAATGGGTACTTGAATCTGCGTCAGCGACACCCTTCCCCTCAGCCGCCGCCGCCGCCACCATCGCAGCGAATTCTCAG GAACTCGGAGGCATCGGGTGCGATGAGAGGACAGAGCAACGGAGTCGCGAGAGGAATTGCGTCGCCGGATAGGGGTGGTGCGCACGATAAGAGAGGGAATCAGGCTAATAACCATAGCATCAACCTTCAACACCACCACCATCACAACAATCACAATGAGACTAACAAGTCTGGGGCGTCGTCGGAGACTGCGCACGACAGCAAGAAGGGCGGCGGATCGTCGTCCGGGAGCGGCGAGGCGATACCCCCGGTGTGGCCACCAAAATTCGTCATTGCTTTGACTAACAAGGAGAAAGAGGAAGATTTCATGGCCATTAAGGGGTCCAAGCTGCCTCAAAGACCCAAGAAGCGAGCAAAATTCATCCAGCGCACCCTCAAT TTGGTCAGCCCAGGAGCATGGTTGTGTGATCTGACTCTGGAACGATACGAGGTCAGGGAGAAGAAGATATCTAAGAAG AGACCAAGAGGGTTAAAGGCGATGGGCAACATGGATTCTGACTCTGAGTAG